The Pan paniscus chromosome 22, NHGRI_mPanPan1-v2.0_pri, whole genome shotgun sequence genomic interval atgtttttggtcctaatttaaaaaattttgactaCCTCTCACATtgttatttaaaacttttgtctgttttctttaaaacttgttctatttttgtgatttttttaaaggcagttgATGATTTGAATATTACACTTTTGCTAACTCAGGCTAAAGCAACATAATCACAAATAAACAGGTTTCAGATACTGCCTATTTAAGTCTACCAAATATGCATCTGTTTTGGGGCTTATGGTATTGTTGTAATGTATTCTTCCTAAGAAAAGCAAAGCTATTCCCTGAAAGTAAAGATATtctggaatatttattttaaatccttcAGCGATCcataaaatcaataaattcaaGGTCTAATAATTTGATCATACCACAGTGTACTAGAagtatcaaatgctttttctaagtAGTTAAATTGATTATTATACTTGTTCCTAGCTACAGAAGGCCTTTACCTGTATTGTGAGAAAATGCCACTAACGATCAGGAAAATGGAAGAGCTATTATCATATTCTGTCAAACTAAGTAGTGTAGTCCTCAAATGGAATCAATTGACCCAGTCCATGGAGAGTGTTATGTACTCTGACTAGTCTCACTGAAAGTGTGGGTCTTACTAGCTGGCTGTATAAACCTATTCTTATGTTTAGTAAACAAGTCTGAGTCTAatgcttcttaattttttataccATTTGAATTTATCATTATTTACCAATAACTTTTATTTAGATCTAGATATGCTAGAAATTAAGAGGTTCAAGATTCAtcaaaatcttaaataaaaagaGGCATATACTGTGAAAAGTAGACTAATCTTCAAAACTCAGCTGTGATTGTTACACGTATATAAGACCAGAATTTTAAGATTATTGGGAAGcatcaagaaaagaaatatgcaaTGGAATTGAGAGTCAGCATTTaaacaaatagacaaataaataaacagaagccaTGTGTGCCATTTCAAATTGAGACAATTTATTGCAAAGGGAACTAAGCAATTACACAGTTAGGAAAGTATAGGTAGTGGATGCCAGTAGACACGATATAGGCAATTATAACATAATAAATATTCCTAACATCTTAGATGCTATTTCTTTTCATCTTGGATTGATCTAGTGTGCCCTCGTTTGACTCAATATTTGGTTAAATTGAATGATCTTCTTATGACCTCTGATATTGTGTCCTCAGGGTAGTATTTCAGTAGAATTGAGAGAATCCATATCCTCCATAGCATGATGGGCGGCAGCAGCCATATCCGTTGCCTCCAAAGCCACAGCCATAGCCCAGTCTGCGGAAGCTGCCACATCCACAGCCATAGCCATAGCCTAGGCCACCAAAGCCTCCACAGCCATAGCCCAGGCCTCTGTAATAGCTGCCATAGTAGCTCATGGCGTCAGGAGTGGTGAGTTGTTTGGCTGCTCAAGGCAAGATCCTAAGTGTGAATGGCAGCACGTGTAGAGGGAGGCTTATATACCCTGATAAGAGCATGTGATGAGTCACATGCgtacctgttttttttgtttgtttgtttgtttgtttgtttgttgtgtgtgtgtctgtgtgtgtgttttaaatcagTTACTTAACACAAGTCATTCATTTTTCCCTGGCACAAGGAGAGGCCCTCACAATTGTTAAATTGTTTGAGTTTGCTTTGTTGCTGAATTGGAGTGGCCCTTAAAAGTT includes:
- the LOC106634213 gene encoding keratin-associated protein 19-4, with translation MSYYGSYYRGLGYGCGGFGGLGYGYGCGCGSFRRLGYGCGFGGNGYGCCRPSCYGGYGFSQFY